In Populus trichocarpa isolate Nisqually-1 chromosome 12, P.trichocarpa_v4.1, whole genome shotgun sequence, a genomic segment contains:
- the LOC7487073 gene encoding uncharacterized protein LOC7487073 yields the protein MAGGCEERERRMMMMESVVCPKPRKLLLLNPSLCEQIRPLRLSVNHHAEMADSKARAELLDIILTKGGNGGDKPAFQVASSPPFYCGSPPSRASNPVIQDVQFGNEKITPLSPAPPSPSPSSSSARKGGSCVRMKFGDMPAVVRIEGFDCRSRDQRNCSISAVA from the exons ATGGCAGGAGGATGTgaggagagggagaggaggatgatgatgatggagtCTGTGGTTTGCCCAAAGCCAAGGAAATTACTACTTTTAAATCCTTCTCTTTGTGAACAAATCAGACCTCTTAGATTGTCTGTCAA TCACCATGCGGAGATGGCAGATTCAAAAGCTCGGGCAGAGCTGCTTGACATAATTCTTACTAAG GGAGGTAATGGTGGGGACAAACCTGCTTTCCAAGTGGCATCATCGCCACCATTTTACTGTGGTTCGCCACCAAGCAGGGCATCAAACCCTGTAATCCAAGATGTGCAATTTGGTAATGAAAAAATAACCCCTCTATCTCCTGcaccaccatcaccatctcCATCGTCATCATCGGCACGTAAAGGAGGAAGTTGTGTCCGAATGAAATTTGGGGACATGCCAGCTGTGGTGAGGATCGAAGGGTTTGATTGTCGCAGCAGAGATCAGCGAAACTGTAGCATCTCTGCTGTGGCTTGA